In a single window of the bacterium genome:
- a CDS encoding MraY family glycosyltransferase: protein MRTLTFAAAFGGALTLALLFVPLAMALAVRWDIQDHPSGRKDHARVTPLLGGLGIYAAFITALALGLGLLWWSGHSDYAATHFPLLVRQLPRLEAVLNKLVLILTGATLLVGIGLVDDIRGITFPPAIKFAAQIAAAVIAVAGGAHSSFLPFPWLNALFSVVWIAAISNVFNFLDNMDGLSAGIALICGALFFWLTAQQGQYFSALLFAVLCGACLGFLRYNLHPARVFMGDAGSLFIGYLFGTLSLTSSYVVADSASLIPAIIPLLVLGVPIFDAVTVILIRIREHRPVYVGDQCHISHRLLKLGLTRNQAVVLVHLITVAIGMSALLLPYISVQLSVLVLLQTILVYVILILLIRAGRKT, encoded by the coding sequence TTGCGTACGCTCACTTTCGCCGCCGCCTTTGGCGGCGCGCTGACGCTGGCCCTGCTCTTCGTCCCGCTCGCCATGGCCTTGGCCGTGCGTTGGGACATCCAGGATCATCCCTCCGGCCGCAAGGACCATGCCCGCGTCACCCCCTTGCTGGGCGGATTAGGCATCTATGCCGCCTTCATCACCGCGCTGGCGCTCGGCCTCGGCTTGCTCTGGTGGAGCGGTCATTCGGATTATGCGGCGACCCATTTCCCGCTCCTCGTCCGTCAACTACCGCGGCTCGAGGCGGTACTGAATAAACTGGTGCTGATCCTGACCGGGGCGACTTTGTTGGTGGGGATCGGCCTGGTCGATGACATCCGTGGGATCACCTTTCCGCCTGCGATCAAATTTGCCGCGCAGATCGCCGCTGCCGTCATCGCCGTCGCCGGCGGGGCGCACAGCAGCTTTCTCCCTTTCCCCTGGTTGAATGCGCTCTTTTCGGTGGTCTGGATCGCCGCCATCAGCAATGTCTTCAACTTTCTCGACAACATGGACGGCCTCTCAGCCGGCATCGCCCTGATCTGCGGGGCGCTCTTTTTCTGGCTCACCGCCCAGCAGGGGCAATACTTCTCCGCATTGCTCTTCGCGGTTCTCTGCGGCGCCTGCCTGGGCTTCTTGCGCTACAACCTTCATCCGGCGCGGGTCTTCATGGGCGATGCCGGCAGCCTTTTCATCGGCTACCTCTTCGGGACGCTCAGCCTGACCAGTTCCTATGTGGTCGCCGACAGCGCCTCGCTGATCCCGGCGATCATCCCGCTCCTCGTCCTCGGGGTGCCCATCTTCGATGCGGTCACGGTCATTCTCATCCGCATTCGTGAGCATCGTCCGGTATATGTAGGGGATCAATGCCATATCTCCCACCGGCTGCTCAAGCTCGGCTTGACCCGTAATCAGGCGGTGGTCCTGGTGCATCTGATCACCGTCGCCATCGGCATGAGCGCCCTGCTGCTGCCCTATATCAGCGTGCAGCTCAGCGTTTTGGTGCTGCTGCAAACCATCCTCGTCTATGTCATCCTGATCCTGTTGATCCGGGCGGGACGAAAAACGTAA